AATTGTCTACTGAAAAATCTTCAAACTATTTATGAAGGCATAGAATCCTTTCTTAAACTGGCTCCAATCTACTCTTCTGCATCTAGGCCCCTCTCATCATCACTACCTCCTCACCCAACTGCCACCCTACAAAACATCAAGTGAAACCACGGGCAGTGATTTCATTCTCTCAGTGTGCTGATTTATTTCAGATTATAGACCtttgtacatatttttttctcctgGGAATGTCCTTTCATCTCTTCTGTACACATAGAACTACTTAGTGTTCATCATTGGTGATTACTCCAACGTCACTTCCTTTATAGATTCCCTGACTCCCAAAGCCATGATTCACTCTTTGTTATGGCAGCACTCTAGACATGCCCATCACTGGAGTCATGATGTGCTTTGTGGTTATTTACATTCCTGTTCTCCAAATTGTGAGTTTCTCATGGAGAACAAGTTGTTGTATATAaatcattattaaaataatagatGCTGTATTAGAACATTGTATTCATTTCACCCTGTTGGTTAAATGAATTAATGCTCATTAATGAAAACACATACACCCATTCACATGTATATATAGACACAAGTTTATCATACCCTCACACTGCATATTAAGgcttgatttattttatgttgaaaCATAGCAAATGAATGCACAACAAAATATAAGACCCATGTGAAAATTGTCACAATAGTAGCAAAGAATACTAAAGTGCTAATGTGAGGGCTATCTGCAAGGTTATCAGTTTTAGGGAAACAAGATATAGAGACCCTTTAGATATTCTGAAGCATTTTGAAATAGGCATTTAGAATTAGTAATGTAGATTGGAGTATAAATGATACAAATACAGTTATGTAAACATAAGAATAAGTGATCACTTTACAGTGATTTATATAAGTATATCCATGAAAATCATAAAGCTAGAATGTAGATATTTGAATAGAATTAAATATACACCGAAGTAGATAGATGGAGACgtaaattttaaaacactgatGTGACAGACGGACATTTGGCTTAGCTTCCACACTGGAGTTTCTGGGTTTGGGTCCTGACTTTGTGTctggttccaacttcctgctaatacatacctAAGAGGCAGCATGCAATCATTCAACTATTTGGATCTCCACCACCCATTAAGGGAGTTCTGAATTCCTCactaagcctggcccagccccaggtatcACAGATACCTGCAGAGTGAACAttaagatggaaaatatctctttcaaacaaatacatgtaaatttttaaaaaaactgaaaacacagaagtgCAGTGGTACCAATGGGAATGGCGTGGATGATGATAAACAAATACCGAGCATATGGATACCAGTGTACATGGAGGCATTCATTTTAGAAAGTGGAAACAACTTGCAAAGCACATAATTCATTAAGGATTTGCTGTGTAGCTGTACTTAGCTAAGGATTTGAAGTAGGTTaactgttttgatttttaaaactagcCCTGCAAGGTAACTATCATTATCCTTATTTCATAATTGAGACATCAAAGGCTCAAGGTGGAAGCAATTTGTTATAAGACACAAGCTTGAAAATGGCAGAAACAAGATCCATAGCCAAGTGCCATAGCAAGACTCAGGGAAATACATACGTAATGGGATAAAGTTACATTGAGTAAATTCATGCTGCTCTCATGTATTTTACTATACTGTGAGCTGTACTCAGGGCTCTGACTTTTCAAGGAAtgaatttattatcattttagtaATACCTTGATCATGAGGACCAGGACATAAACACTTACCCTCTgctaaaaacacacaaaatttcaatatattaaaaatatctttttgccCTTTGTGTAATCTTACAAGCATCTTTCCATTTTGTagggttcatttatttattagtttgagGAGAAGAGGCAGACTGAGACAGAGAAATCACTCTCCAATtttaaatggccataatggctggtaCAAGttctgactgaagccaggagaccagagctccAACAAAGTTTCCCATGTGAAGACAGGggactaagcacttgggccactctctgctgccttccaaggtatattatcaaggagttggattggaagctgagtagcCATTGTAAAATGTTGGCATTGTGGGCagtagcttagctcactgtgccacaacactaactCCCCTCATTCTTTATCCAGTTTAATCTGTCTTCTGGAACTGTTAACAGTCTGAAGTCCTGACACTTAAGCTTGAAATGGAGATATGATTCATCATCTTGGGTATCTTACAGTCTTTCCATATAAATTCTAGGATCTTGTGACCTTTATGTTTAAGCACTGAAGAAGTCAGAGATTTACCTTGGCACAAGGGTGACACTGAGTTTTTCTGCCTAATCCCAACTTCAATAAATGACATGCTGTCCCTCTAGTCACCTGTAGGAAACAATGAGTGGCTTAACTCTCTCTGATGCTTATTTCATCATATCCAAAAGGTAAACAAAATCTGTCTCACAGGTTGCTGAAAAGGCCAAATAAAAGGTATATGAAGCATCAATCCATAAATAGGTCCTTACGGTGGGTAAttatattatcatcatcattatattATTTGTATTACTCAACATTACAATCACTTTTATTACTTCATGTTGCTCACCTAATGGAAAAATAATTGCTGTTGAAGTAGTTTGTAATAAGTCAGAATTATCTGGAATATGAGGCCATACATGCTGATTCTGTGACATTGGGAATAAGCGGAAGAGCTACAAACTGAAGCTTCATCCCAAGTCTCTGCTCTTGCGTGTGTTCTCCAGGTGGcctctctcattttttaaaaaagatttatttattttttatggaaagtcagatttacagagagaaggagaaacagagagaaggatcctccatctgctggttcaatccccaatgGCTGCctcagccagagttgagccaatctggagctaggagcttcctctgggtcttccaacgcaggtacagggtcccaaagctttggaccattctctactgcattcccaggtgacaagcagggagctggaagggaagtggagcttccaggtgcattcaaggcaagggctttagccaataATGTACCACACCAAGCCCAGACTCTCCTTCTTCATATCTCAGTTCTTTTGgattttttcttatttacatataaaaacaaataataaaatgaaataataataaaacaagatgaatataacatttttaatgtGAATGTAAATTATCATAAGCATTGTAGTTTCCACCCCTAAGGATATGTATCTTTTCTAGTCTCCAACCTTGGGACTGACAGAGGGGAGGTCTCCTTTCATAGATTAATTGATGAGATTATGAACTTGCCATGGGCTGTGTCCTAGGGAGTTGTCTGGACAAAGAGGTGTGCTCCTGTGGTGTTCGGAGCCCAAGGTAGGCCACCTTCCTCCGCTGGGTCTGGAAGAACAGTGAACAGGACTGTGGGCCAGAGGTTCtggggaggtggttcctgtgggtGAGTGTTAAGGGCAAAGAGGTGGATATACTGGAATGAGAAATAAGTATTTTCCAAGGTGTGATTTAGGGGTGATGTTTTCAGAGAGAATGTTAGCAGAAGAATTGGCTTGGGGGACATGAGTTTGTCAGGAGGACAGGGATGAGCCCTTCCATGGCCTGAACAGGATTTGGTCTCCCAACTCATGTGGGACTTTAAGTCCAAAAGTCATAAGTTAGGAGGCACTTAAAGAGTAGACTCTTAATCTAACTTGTTTAGAGGTGGGTCTAAGGGCATGACATTCAGAGGGAATGTGGGAAAAGGGAAATCTGCCAGGAGTAGGGGGTGAAGCTTGTATCACTGATGAGGGAAGATCCAAGGGGTGGTGAGGCAAAGGCCTGGAGACAGTGTCACAGACTGTATCAAGGTGCAGGCAGTGCAATCAGTGACTGTGAGACCTCACAGGAAACAGACAAGGGGAACATTTGACTATTCATCAGACTTTGCTTTAAGGCAAGGTACAAGAAAAAAGAGTGCTCATGTGAATGAAATTCCATAATTGCTCTTGTTGATATATCTCAATTTAGAGACAAGACGAGTTAATTAGACAGCAAACATTTTACCTAGCACTCAAAATAGAAGAGGTTATCATGATCATTAGGATCAAGGAATCAGGGATTCCTTAATTTTCACAGATGGAATATAGATGCAGAAAAGAAAAGGCTACTGCATAAAATGGTTAGCATTAGCCTGAGAGAAATGATAAAGAGGTGTGCTATTAttagtgaaaagaaaaaattctaaaatgactATAATCATTACTCTTAACTGTTTGAGTAAACCCCCTCTATCCAGCTGTTCAAGCATCTATTATGACCTCAGAATCAGTGTTCTCAGAAGACAGGTGAAAACAAAGGTCATTATGGAGTCTATTAATGAGTTGCTTGATACAGTGACAATCAAGGTGTGAAAAACAATCTCATAAGGAAGTAGAATGGACAAACataagaaaataatcatttttaaacaacaaacaaaactttaTTGGACTATAAAACAGTATCCAATTGAGCCTCAAAAGCACATAGCTCATTGCAAGAATTTCAGATGTTTAGAAGAGAATTGACTAATGAGGGCTGTGTTGGTTAAGGAAGTTTACTCAAAGGGTCAAGGTCATTGATGGGAGTGTCCATGATCATGGTGATGATGCTgttatcaaaaatgaaaatcactttgaTCAAGATGATGATAACTAAGGACCCTCTCTAGGTAGAATAAATGTgtttctggagcctttgtattacAATGGCAACTGAAGTTACCATGCTTTGTGatatcataaatatatacatgtgtatatatatacacacacacacgtatatgtgTTTTGTGTTTGCCTTTGAAACCCCCTGGAACTTCTGGGAGTAACAGTAGTATCTTTTCCAATGCACAGCAAGCCCCCTCAGACTACCCCTGAGTTTATCCTAGTGAGATGACTTCTGATGGGTTACCCAAAAAGTTTCAAGATCTGGGCTTGGTCTCCAGAAAGAACATGCACATAGTTAGGGCTAGAGGTTGAGTTCCATCACCAATAGTCAATCATTCACATAGTCAAGTCAATATAACAAAATCTCATTACAAGGAGTATACTAAAGCACAGAGAAGTTACTAATTTATTCCAAGTTACACAGCTTGgcctggtatggtggcctagctgtgaaagtccttgtcttgaacgcaccaggatcccatatgggcaccggttctagtcctgctagccctgcttcccatccagctccttgcttgtgtcctgggaaagcagtcaaggatggcccaaagccttaggatcctacatccatgtgagaaactcagaagaagctctgggctcctgacttcagattggcacagcactggccattgtggtcacttgggaagtgaatcatcaaatggaagataatcatttctgtctctcctcctctctgtatgtctgactttgcaataaaaatagataaatatcaaAAAAACAAAGTTACACAGCTTAAATTTTATTGAgaaaatatgtacatgtataatTCTTACACATCACTTATGAAAAATAATCTTGAAGACTCAATAAAACACTAAATTCTCTCTGGAAAAGGAGcctgcatcatcatcatcatcatcatgatgTCATTTTAGTTGCCCTTAAGCAGTCTTACCCCAGTGGGGAAGATCCAACACCACCCCATTGCTCAAAGTGTTTGTTCAAGATCACAGGCTGCTGTCCCGCACTTCCCCAGCAGGGcttcctgcctgctctcctggAACATCTTGCTTAGGAGGTGGTTCACACACAAGCTGTGCCTCTGGCTATTGTCCACCTCGGGTAGTCTCATGGTTATAGCCAGTGGGACCCCTAAATCTCTGAGCAGGAACCTAGAGCACAGCCTAGGGACACATAGCAATGCAGGTTCTTCTCTGATTCTGCCACAGGAATGAGAGCGTAAGCAACTATTTCCACAGATTAGACTTCCAGTTTGTCTTCAGATGTTACTACTACAAGGGAGGCTAacagttttaaagtttttatttcataTCCGCTGCCAAAAATATTGTCTTTATAATAAGCACAagtaccagcattgtggcatcacTACTATCTGTAACGCCAGCTTCCCTTATCAGAgagccagttcaagccccagccacTATGATTAAAAATCAGCTCattgctaatttgcctgggaagcagcaaaggacggtgtaagtgtttgagtcccagctacctgCAATCGAGGACCCAGCTGggtttccaggtttctggcttcagcctggccaaacttGAACCATTATAGtcatttgaggagagaatcagtggataaatgtatttctctccctgtctcttcctgccttcctgtctctctacctttcaaacaagtaaaatagactttaaaaaaatgaaagaaagaaaaaggtacaGCAGAGTAATAGATATAAAATCAGAATGGTTGGCACATGTGAAGAGAGACCAGTAACCCCACTTGGCAACTGAAGAGCCAGAATGTCTGTCTACACCAGGTGCAGAGAGCTGTCCACCTGACCCATCCTTCCAGGCCAGGTTTCTACCCCTGTCAGCACATGGCTGGGTACTCATTTGCCGATACTGATCTGTGGGTATGAtctttgggtaaaaaaaaaaaaaaaaaaaaaaaaacaagcagaaaacaaaaacaaaaatggcaaGAGACCAGTGAAGTTCTGCAGGGAGGACTTTATTCTTTCATAGCACAGAACAGGGGACCTGACGAGGTGGGAGAAAATGCAGAACCTTCCACAGGAAGAGTTCAGCATCTCACAGCCCAGGATATGGTCAGCAAGGAAGGAGCAGGGGGTGAACAGCAGGTTAGGGTAAGTCTGCGCACTTTGGTTCCTCCAGCACAGCTTGTTTCAGCTCTTCATGGCCCAggtcagcagcagccagagcccccAGACTGCTGGCCACCACCACTGCTGCCACAGCAGCTACTGCTACCACCACTGCTgccacagcagctgccaccaccgcTGCTCCCACAGCAGCCGCTGCTACTGCCACCACCACAGCAACCAGAGCTCTGCTGGCGGCGACGAAGGGAACGGCGGGGTCTATGGTGGCTGAGGCAGCAGCCACCACCCCCAGAGCTGCAGCAACCCCCTGAGCTGGAACCACAGCAGCCtccagagctggagctgcagcaagAGACTTGAGGGCACTTAGGGGGACACTTCGGGGGGCATTTAGGGGTTTGAGGGCACTTGGGAGGGCACTTGGGAGGACACTTGGGAGGACACTTGGGAGGGGGCTGACACTGCTGCTGGCTTTGCTGGCAGGACATTTTTCAAGAGGAAGTCAGTAAACCTAAGGagagatataaaaaaaaaaaaggcatcaacACAAACATCAAGCATATGCCCTTACTTGAGAAGCTCCCTCTAAACCAAGTTTCTTTGTGAATAGAATCTATAAATTGAATTTGGAGACTGATATGAAGTTAAAGCTGGTGCAATAAAAGCTCTTTTTCCCTGGCATGTCTTTTTTGTCTCCAGTGAAAGATGATGTCCATCTTCACACAATGACTCTAAAATCAGCCCCGTATTAGGCATCCTAAGCATTTGGTAATACTGCTGGTTTTACATTCCAGAACCTTCCTGGGATGGATCAGTCAGAGATAAATCATTCTTCTACATTTTAGATGGAAAATGATCATCTCTGAGAACATTTAGGGgaagaagagttacagaaaaactcTTGATATTCTCCACTTGGGCAGTTCCGGTCCCATGAATTCTGTTGGTTTGTCCCTATCCCTGGTTTTTACCCTAAGGTTCATGGGCAGTCTTTCTCATTGTTCTCCTTCTCCAGGCTGGGACACAGTCCCATAGCCAGCTCCTTTTCAGATAATCAACAGACCAGAAGTCAGAAAAGCATGTCATTGCCAAGGTTCACAGAGCCAACGTAGACCTGATTCAACTACCAAAGAAACTCTCCACCCTCCAATGGCTTCTTCCTCTTCTCAGGCTTCCTTCTGCCCCTTCCCCAGACCATCTTGCCCAGCAGTCCCAAAGCGTTCTTTTCTCAGAACTCACCTGAtcagtggaggaaga
This window of the Ochotona princeps isolate mOchPri1 chromosome 2, mOchPri1.hap1, whole genome shotgun sequence genome carries:
- the LOC131479511 gene encoding late cornified envelope protein 1A-like yields the protein MSCQQSQQQCQPPPKCPPKCPPKCPPKCPQTPKCPPKCPPKCPQVSCCSSSSGGCCGSSSGGCCSSGGGGCCLSHHRPRRSLRRRQQSSGCCGGGSSSGCCGSSGGGSCCGSSGGSSSCCGSSGGGQQSGGSGCC